The DNA sequence TGATGAGCACGGCCAAAAAATTGAACGTAAAGCAGAGGATAAAGGTGTTTCACCACAGCAATTTGTTGATGATATTGTTAAAACGATTAAGAGTCTATGGTCTAAGCTAGATATTTCCTATGATGATTTTATTCGCACGACGGAGGAGCGTCATAAGAAGGTCGTTCAAAAAATATTTGACCAGCTATTGCAGCAAGGAGATATTTATTTAGATCAGTATGAAGGTCTTTATTGTACACCGTGCGAATCCTTTTTTACAGATTACCAAGCTAAGGATGGAAAATGTCCAGATTGTAGTCGTCCAGTAGAAAAGGTACAAGAAGAGTCGTATTTCTTTCGCATGAGTAAATATGCAGATCGATTACTAAAGTATTATGAAGAAAACCCAGACTTTATCCAACCAGAGTCGAGAAAAAATGAAATGATCAACAATTTCATTAAGCCTGGATTAGAGGATTTAGCAGTTTCAAGAACGTCATTTGATTGGGGTATTAACGTTAAAAGTAACCCAGAGCATGTTGTATACGTGTGGATTGATGCATTATCAAACTATATTACAGCGTTAGGGTACGGCAGTGATGATGAAACATTGTATAAAAAATATTGGCCAGCAGATGTACACTTAGTTGGTAAGGAAATTGTACGTTTCCATACGATTTATTGGCCTATTATGTTAATGGCTTTAGATTTACCATTACCAAAGAAAGTTTTCGGTCACGGATGGCTATTAATGAAGGACGGTAAGATGTCTAAATCCAAAGGCAATGTAGTCGATCCAGTACCACTCATTGAAAGGTATGGACTTGATGCTCTACGCTACTACCTACTAAGAGAAGTGCCTTTTGGTTCAGATGGAACATTTACTCCAGAAGGCTTCGTCGATCGAGTGAACTATGATTTGGCCAATGATTTAGGGAATTTATTAAATCGTACAGTGGCGATGATCAATAAGTATTTTGATGGAGAAATGCCAAAGTATATTAAGAATGCAACATCATACGATGAATCATTAGTCGACCACGTCAATGCAACAGTAAAGAAGGTTGAGGATGCCATGGAGGACATGGAATTTTCCGTTGCATTAACAGCGATTTGGCAGCTTGTAAGTCGTACAAACAAGTATATAGATGAAACACAGCCTTGGATTATAGCGAGAGACGAAACAGCAAAAGAACAATTAGGTTCTGTCATGTATCATCTTGCAGAATCGCTTCGATATATTTCCATCTTGATTCAGCCGTTCTTAACAGAAGCACCAAAGAAAATTTGGGAGCAGTTAGGGATTACAGAAGATCAAACAGTATGGAGCACATTACAGGACTTTGGAAAAACTGAAAGTGGAACAAAGGTTGTAACAAAGGGAGAACCGCTTTTCCCTCGACTTGATGTAAAGGAAGAAATAAAGCACATCATCGTTTCAATGGGTGGAGAAGTGATATCAGAAGAAGAGGAAAAAAATAAAAAACAGCAAGACAAAGCTGCTCCAGAAGTCGAGGAGATTACGATAGATGACTTTACAAAAGTTGAATTAAGAGTAGCGGAAGTCATGAAAGCTGAAAAGGTGAAAAAAGCAGATAAGCTACTAAAAATCCAGCTAGATTTAGGTTATGAGCAGCGACAAGTAGTCTCTGGAATTGCAAAATATTATACACCAGAAAATTTGGTAGGTAAAAAAGTAATATGTGTAACAAACCTTAAACCGGTAAAGCTTCGCGGGGAGCTTTCGCAAGGAATGATCCTTGCAGCATCTGAAGGAGATCAGCTTACTTTAGCGACAATAGGAGAGTCATTACCAAATGGTGCGAAGGTAAAATAAAGGAGTAGTTTTACTAATGAAATGAAAAGTGTCTCAGAAGGTATGATTACCATTTGAGACACTTTCTTACTATAACAAATAGAAAAAGGAGCATAGTAAACATGTTATTTGATACACACGTACACTTAAATGCAGATCAATATGAAGAAGATGTAAACGAAGTGATAGAGCGAGCTTTGGCTAACGAAGTTACAAACATGGTCGTTGTTGGCTTTGATGAGAAAACGATACCGAAAGCAATACAGTTAGCTGAAACGTATGACTTTATATATGCGGCTGTTGGATGGCATCCTGTCGACGCCATCGACTTTGAAGAGCGTCATTTACAGTGGTTAAAAGAGCTTTCGTCACATGAAAAAGTTGTAGCTATTGGTGAAACAGGCTTAGATTATCATTGGGATAAATCACCTAAGTCCGTACAAAAAGAAGTTTTTCGCAAGCAGATTCAATTAGCAAAAGAAGTAAAGTTGCCACTTATTATTCATGATAGAGAAGCCCATCAAGATATTGTAAATATATTGAAGGAGGAAGATGCACAAGAAGTAGGAGGTATCATGCACTGCTTCGGTGGTGATTTACATATAGCGAAACAGTGTCTAGACTTACGTTTCCATATATCTTTTGGGGGACCTGTTACTTTTAAAAACGCCCAGCTTCCAAAGGATGTTGCTAAAGAAATACCAATGGATCGTATTTTAGTTGAAACTGATGCACCATATCTAGCGCCACACCCATACAGAGGAAAAAGAAATGAACCAGCTTATGTAAAGCTAATAGCAGAAAAAATAGCTGAGCTAAAAGAAATAAATGTAGTCGATTTTGCAAAAATGACAACTGAAAATGCAAAAAAACTTTTCGGAATAAAGTGACATAGATTGATAGCGGATATTAAATAACAATGTCTAAAATAATCACGGAAATGTATTGTTCTACATAGCATGTACAAAACATAAAATAGTTGTGTCGAGAAGTTTCCCTACCAATATTTTTGGAAATACTAGATAATGGCAAGGATGATTCACAACAATTATGTTGACAAGATGGTGGCTCTGTCATATAATTTGGATTCTGAAGGAGGGGTTCAACCATGACTCAATGGATGAAGCAATTTTTCTCTCGTCTTTCATGGAGAAAATTTGCCATATCCAGTGTTGGCCTCCTAACGTTGATGGGAATTCTCGTATTCGCTATCTATGAGGCTACGAAAATATCAGTTACCGTTGAGGTAGATGATGAGCAAGAAACGATTTACACTCATGCATCAACAGTTGGAGAGGTTTTAAAGGAGCGCGGGATAGAAGTAGGCGTTCACGATTACATCGAACCATCCCTAGATACAGTAATCAATGACGCAACAGAAATTGTATATATACCAGCACAACAAGTGATTGTCACAATTGATGGAAACGAAGAGGAAGTATGGACAATTGCTAGTAACGTTAAACAATTATTGGACGAATTAGATGTTGAAGTGAATGAACACGATGTCATCAGCCCATCGTTACATGAAGCTATTACGAGTAATATGACTATTACTTATGAAGAAGCATTTAAAGTAATAGTACATAGTGACGGTGAGGAAAAAGAATTTTGGACAACTTCGACAACGGTCGCTGACTTTTTAGAGAGAGAAAATTTCACCTTAGGTGAATTAGACCGAGTAGAGCCATCTTTAGAAGAAAAACTCGACGAGGAAGTAGAACTTAATGTAGTTCGTGTAGAAAAAGTCACCGATGTTGTGGAAGAAACTGTAGACTTTGCCACAGTAAGAAGAAACGATTCATCATTAGAGCAAGGCTCTGAAGAAGTCGTACAAAATGGTCAAGAAGGTCGCATTGAAAAACACTATGAGGTCATTTTTGAAGATGGAGAAGAAGTTTCTCGAGAGTTAGTGAAAGAGGAGAAAGTACGTGACAGCGAAGATAGAATCGTCGCCGTAGGTACAAAAGCACCTCAACAAACAGTCTCAAGAAGCGCATCATCCGATTCAGCATCAGGCGATTGGCAGACCTTTACTGCTACAGCTTATTCTGCATACTGTAATGGATGTTCAGGAAACACAGCGACAGGCTTAAACTTAAGAGCTAATCCAGATAAAAATGTTATTGCTGTTGACCCGAATGTGATTCCATTAGGATCACGTGTAGAAATTAAAGGGATGGGTACATTTTTAGCAGCTGATACTGGAGGAGCAATTAACGGTAGAATAGTAGATATTTTTATGCCTGATCCTAACGGAGCAACAACAAATAATCGTGCCTTGTCATTTGGTAGGCAAACGGTAGAACTTCGAATACTTGATTAATTTTTGCACAGAGGGTGAATCCTCTGTGTTTTTCTTTTCTTAAATTATTCGTTATATTAGACGTATACAAAAATAAAAAGTTTCAAAAATAGAGGGGAAAATAAATTATGTTTGAAATTGTCATTTAGAAAGGTTGTTCCACATACATGAAGCCGATAATAAAAGAAGTAATAGTAGTAGAAGGAAAAAGTGATACAAACGTAATAAAGCGTTTTTTAGAATGCGATACGATAGAGACAAACGGTTCTGCAGTCGAGGACCACGTCATAAAAAGGATAAAGTTAGCTAATGATCGTAGAGGTGTCATTATATTTACAGATCCTGATTATCCAGGCGAAAAAATTAGGCATATAATAAATGAAAAAGTTCCAGGCTGTAAGCATGCTTTTATAAGTAAAGAAAGTGCAATTGATTATCAAAAGAAAAAGGTTGGAGTAGAGCATGCTAATAAAGAAAGTATCCTTTCAGCTATTGAGAAAGCGAAGCCGTCATCATCATATGAGGTAGTTAGTGAAATAACAAAAGAGGATCTATTACATGCAAAATTAATAGGAGGGAGCGGGTCACGTGAGAGGCGTGAAGCGCTTGGAACAAAGTTAAATATCGGATACACAAATGGGAAACAGCTATTAAAGAGACTTCAACAGTTTCAAATATCTAAAAATGAGTTTGCCGATGCTTTACGTCATATAGAAAGAGGAGAAGATGATGATAGATAAAGATATTGCGACACCTAAAAAAACAAAAGCAATTTTAGATAAGTATGGGTTTTCCTTCAAAAAAAGTCTCGGACAAAATTTCTTAATTGATACAAATGTGTTAAAACGTATCGTTGCAGCGGCGAATGTTAGTCAAAGTACAGGCGTTATAGAAATTGGCCCTGGAATTGGTGCTCTCACTGAGCAATTAGCAAAAGAAGCAAAAAGGGTTGTTGCCTTTGAAATTGACCAGCGTTTGTTACCTATCTTAAAAGAGACATTATCAGCCTATGAACATACAAAGATCATACACCAAGACGTATTGAAAGCCGATGTCCAAAAAGTAATTAAAGATGAATTTGAAGAAAACGAGGAATTAGCAGTTGTAGCAAACTTACCTTACTATGTGACAACACCAATATTAATGAAACTGTTAGAAGAAAAACTACCAGTTAGAACAATCGTTGTCATGATCCAAAAGGAAGTAGCAGAGCGAATAGCAGCTAAACCTAACTCCAAAAATTACGGGTCATTATCAATTGCAGCCCAATATTATGCAGATGCTGAAACTGTTTTTACAGTACCTAAAACTGTTTTTGTTCCTCAACCGAATGTGGACTCGGCAATATTAAGACTGTCAATACGAGAAAAGCCACCGATTACAGTAAAGGATGAAGCTTTCTTTTTTGAAATCATACGAGCTAGCTTTGCTCAGCGTAGAAAAACTATTTTAAATAATTTAGCTCACCATTTTAGTACATTATCAAAGCAAACAATTGAAGAAATACTACAAAGTATCAATATAGATCCGAGAAGGCGTGGAGAGGCGCTCTCAATGGAAGAGTTTGGTGTATTAAGTGATAATTTATTAAAAAAATTCCGTACATAGTGGCAACGAACATTCTCCTTGCATAAGTTATGTCGTGAGGAGGCGTGTGTCATGTCAGATATTAAAGTTGGCCATATTGTAGGTAGGGCTTCATATAATTGTGATATCTTATTTCGAGTAGTCAATATAGACGGTGACCTCGTAGAGTTGCACGGGGAGGACATGAGGATTGTTGCAGACGCCCCAGTAAGTGATTTAGTAGCGATTACAGAAAAGGATCGTAAAAAAAGGGCTAAAAAGTTAAGACAAAAAGAAGAGAACTGCTATCAACTATTCCGTCAAGATAGAAAGCTCACTCGAGAACGCAATGAGTATGAGATTACATCGGGATATACAAAGAGAAACACGTATTTTGAACTTCCAGGAAAAGTACTACATTTAGATGGTGATTCACTATATTTAAAAAAGTGTACACAAGTATATGAT is a window from the Evansella cellulosilytica DSM 2522 genome containing:
- the metG gene encoding methionine--tRNA ligase, which produces MSEARKTFYLTTPIYYPSDKLHIGHAYTTVAGDAMARYKRLRGYDVMFLTGTDEHGQKIERKAEDKGVSPQQFVDDIVKTIKSLWSKLDISYDDFIRTTEERHKKVVQKIFDQLLQQGDIYLDQYEGLYCTPCESFFTDYQAKDGKCPDCSRPVEKVQEESYFFRMSKYADRLLKYYEENPDFIQPESRKNEMINNFIKPGLEDLAVSRTSFDWGINVKSNPEHVVYVWIDALSNYITALGYGSDDETLYKKYWPADVHLVGKEIVRFHTIYWPIMLMALDLPLPKKVFGHGWLLMKDGKMSKSKGNVVDPVPLIERYGLDALRYYLLREVPFGSDGTFTPEGFVDRVNYDLANDLGNLLNRTVAMINKYFDGEMPKYIKNATSYDESLVDHVNATVKKVEDAMEDMEFSVALTAIWQLVSRTNKYIDETQPWIIARDETAKEQLGSVMYHLAESLRYISILIQPFLTEAPKKIWEQLGITEDQTVWSTLQDFGKTESGTKVVTKGEPLFPRLDVKEEIKHIIVSMGGEVISEEEEKNKKQQDKAAPEVEEITIDDFTKVELRVAEVMKAEKVKKADKLLKIQLDLGYEQRQVVSGIAKYYTPENLVGKKVICVTNLKPVKLRGELSQGMILAASEGDQLTLATIGESLPNGAKVK
- a CDS encoding TatD family hydrolase, which produces MLFDTHVHLNADQYEEDVNEVIERALANEVTNMVVVGFDEKTIPKAIQLAETYDFIYAAVGWHPVDAIDFEERHLQWLKELSSHEKVVAIGETGLDYHWDKSPKSVQKEVFRKQIQLAKEVKLPLIIHDREAHQDIVNILKEEDAQEVGGIMHCFGGDLHIAKQCLDLRFHISFGGPVTFKNAQLPKDVAKEIPMDRILVETDAPYLAPHPYRGKRNEPAYVKLIAEKIAELKEINVVDFAKMTTENAKKLFGIK
- a CDS encoding G5 and 3D domain-containing protein, giving the protein MTQWMKQFFSRLSWRKFAISSVGLLTLMGILVFAIYEATKISVTVEVDDEQETIYTHASTVGEVLKERGIEVGVHDYIEPSLDTVINDATEIVYIPAQQVIVTIDGNEEEVWTIASNVKQLLDELDVEVNEHDVISPSLHEAITSNMTITYEEAFKVIVHSDGEEKEFWTTSTTVADFLERENFTLGELDRVEPSLEEKLDEEVELNVVRVEKVTDVVEETVDFATVRRNDSSLEQGSEEVVQNGQEGRIEKHYEVIFEDGEEVSRELVKEEKVRDSEDRIVAVGTKAPQQTVSRSASSDSASGDWQTFTATAYSAYCNGCSGNTATGLNLRANPDKNVIAVDPNVIPLGSRVEIKGMGTFLAADTGGAINGRIVDIFMPDPNGATTNNRALSFGRQTVELRILD
- the rnmV gene encoding ribonuclease M5, coding for MKPIIKEVIVVEGKSDTNVIKRFLECDTIETNGSAVEDHVIKRIKLANDRRGVIIFTDPDYPGEKIRHIINEKVPGCKHAFISKESAIDYQKKKVGVEHANKESILSAIEKAKPSSSYEVVSEITKEDLLHAKLIGGSGSRERREALGTKLNIGYTNGKQLLKRLQQFQISKNEFADALRHIERGEDDDR
- the rsmA gene encoding 16S rRNA (adenine(1518)-N(6)/adenine(1519)-N(6))-dimethyltransferase RsmA produces the protein MDKDIATPKKTKAILDKYGFSFKKSLGQNFLIDTNVLKRIVAAANVSQSTGVIEIGPGIGALTEQLAKEAKRVVAFEIDQRLLPILKETLSAYEHTKIIHQDVLKADVQKVIKDEFEENEELAVVANLPYYVTTPILMKLLEEKLPVRTIVVMIQKEVAERIAAKPNSKNYGSLSIAAQYYADAETVFTVPKTVFVPQPNVDSAILRLSIREKPPITVKDEAFFFEIIRASFAQRRKTILNNLAHHFSTLSKQTIEEILQSINIDPRRRGEALSMEEFGVLSDNLLKKFRT